A stretch of the Luteimonas sp. JM171 genome encodes the following:
- a CDS encoding amidohydrolase family protein translates to MTRNVLALALACALAPLPVLAQDPPPPPQPVEQQEGDNVELEQDALDAAGVEEADAPLESARGLRADPDAAEDNGKWSVESTQGQAKTVRFETSEGTWMDVDVSPDGRTIVFSLLGDLYRMPVSGGAATRITSGRAWDIQPRWSPDGRRIAFTSDRSGGNNIWTIAADGSDARQVTDESFRLLNNPTWTPDGEYIVARKHFTSRRSLGAGELWLYHAGGTSAGIQLVEKPNEQQDIGEPSVSPDGRYVYYSQDVSPGGAFDYNRDPHGVIYSIKRFDRHTGKIEDVVRSPGGAVRPQVSPDGRSLAFVKRVRDKSVLHHMDLASGEIRPVWDGLSHDQQEAWAIFGPYTGFNWMPDSSAVVLWAQGGLWRVDMGSGEATQVPFTAQVEQVVSEALHFAQQLPEGTFNPKMIRDVATSADGGTLVFHALGQLWRKSLPNGTPQRLTSSRGVYEYQPGFSADGRHMVYTTWSDEGMGAIHVRGASGSSVGRKITEEPGFYYHPRFSPDGRHVVYSRSGGSGLTGSLWSNERGIYVIPASGGEPVRVAESGQSPQFNHDGTRVLYLAGGGMEKKLMSVGLNGEDPREVFDLKYVDSVQISPDGKWVAFTELFHAYVAPMPEAGRTITLDRETRALPVRQVSADVGSYLHWAADSNSVHWLVGDRYHSRRLDQTFAFLPGAPAEIAEPAPGGGIPVGLEAPVYAPDEVVAFTNARIVTMRDAENGQEVIENGTIVLNGNTIAAVGAAGEVQVPAGANVIDASGKTIVPGMIDVHAHASNFGSGVVPQQNWAYYANLAFGITTLHDPSATTEFVFSQSELLQAGRMVGPRMFSTGTILYGADGGFKAEIDSLDDARSHLRRMQANGAFSVKSYNQPRRDQRQQVNQAARELGMLVVEEGGSTFHHNMTMILDGATGIEHNLPIAPLYDDVVNLWKETDVRNTPTLVVSYGGLSGEYWWYARDNVWEDAKLNRFFPRETLDARSIRREIAPDWDYNHIRIAKALKTVRDQGVKVQVGGHGQLQGLATHWEIWMLTQGGFSNFEALRAATIDGADYIGFGSQLGSLEVGKRADLVVLDGNPLENIRHTADTRYVMVDGRLFDVAADMAEIGNQAVPAPTFYWQHHGHGQTFGETFGPTSMCFGVH, encoded by the coding sequence ATGACCCGCAACGTCCTTGCCCTCGCGCTTGCCTGCGCGCTCGCCCCCCTCCCCGTCCTGGCCCAGGATCCGCCGCCCCCGCCGCAGCCGGTGGAGCAGCAGGAGGGCGACAACGTCGAGTTGGAGCAGGACGCGCTGGACGCGGCCGGCGTGGAAGAGGCAGACGCGCCGCTGGAATCGGCCCGCGGCCTGCGCGCCGACCCGGACGCTGCCGAGGACAACGGCAAGTGGAGCGTGGAATCCACCCAGGGCCAGGCCAAGACCGTGCGCTTCGAGACCAGCGAAGGGACCTGGATGGACGTGGACGTGTCGCCAGACGGCCGCACGATCGTGTTCTCGCTGCTGGGCGACCTGTACCGGATGCCGGTCAGCGGCGGCGCCGCCACCCGCATCACCAGCGGCCGCGCCTGGGACATCCAGCCGCGCTGGTCGCCGGACGGCCGGCGCATCGCCTTCACCTCCGACCGCAGCGGCGGCAACAACATCTGGACCATCGCCGCCGACGGCAGCGATGCGCGCCAGGTGACCGACGAGAGCTTCCGTCTGCTCAACAACCCCACCTGGACCCCGGACGGCGAGTACATCGTGGCCCGCAAGCACTTCACCTCGCGCCGCTCGCTGGGCGCGGGTGAGCTGTGGCTCTACCACGCCGGTGGCACCAGCGCCGGCATCCAGCTGGTGGAAAAGCCCAACGAGCAGCAGGACATCGGCGAGCCGAGCGTGTCGCCGGACGGCCGCTACGTGTACTACTCGCAGGACGTGAGCCCGGGCGGGGCGTTCGATTACAACCGCGACCCGCACGGCGTGATCTATTCCATCAAGCGCTTCGACCGCCACACGGGCAAGATCGAGGACGTGGTGCGCAGCCCCGGCGGCGCGGTGCGCCCGCAGGTGTCGCCCGACGGCCGTTCGCTGGCCTTCGTCAAGCGTGTGCGCGACAAGAGCGTGCTGCACCACATGGACCTGGCCAGCGGCGAGATCCGGCCCGTGTGGGACGGGCTGAGCCACGACCAGCAGGAGGCCTGGGCGATCTTTGGTCCGTACACCGGCTTCAACTGGATGCCCGATTCCAGCGCCGTGGTGCTGTGGGCCCAGGGTGGGCTGTGGCGGGTGGACATGGGCAGCGGCGAGGCGACGCAGGTGCCCTTCACCGCCCAGGTCGAGCAGGTGGTGTCCGAGGCGCTGCATTTCGCCCAGCAGCTGCCGGAGGGCACGTTCAACCCGAAGATGATCCGCGACGTGGCCACATCCGCCGACGGCGGCACGCTGGTGTTCCATGCGCTGGGGCAGCTGTGGCGCAAGTCGCTGCCCAACGGCACCCCGCAGCGGCTGACCAGCAGCCGCGGCGTGTACGAATATCAGCCGGGCTTCAGCGCCGACGGCCGGCATATGGTCTACACCACCTGGTCGGACGAGGGCATGGGCGCGATCCACGTGCGCGGGGCCAGCGGCTCCAGCGTGGGCCGCAAGATCACCGAGGAGCCGGGCTTCTACTACCACCCGCGCTTCTCTCCGGACGGGCGCCACGTGGTGTACAGCCGCAGCGGCGGCAGTGGCCTGACCGGCAGCCTGTGGTCCAACGAGCGCGGCATCTACGTCATTCCGGCTTCCGGCGGCGAGCCGGTGCGTGTGGCCGAATCCGGCCAGTCGCCGCAGTTCAACCACGACGGCACCCGGGTGCTGTACCTGGCCGGCGGCGGCATGGAGAAGAAGCTGATGTCGGTGGGCCTCAATGGCGAGGACCCGCGCGAGGTGTTCGACCTCAAGTACGTGGACTCGGTGCAGATCAGCCCGGACGGCAAGTGGGTGGCGTTCACCGAGCTGTTCCACGCCTACGTGGCGCCGATGCCCGAGGCCGGGCGCACCATCACCCTGGACCGCGAGACGCGCGCGCTGCCGGTGCGCCAGGTCAGTGCCGACGTGGGCAGCTACCTGCACTGGGCGGCCGATTCCAACTCGGTGCACTGGCTGGTGGGCGACCGCTACCACTCGCGCCGGCTGGACCAGACCTTTGCGTTCCTGCCGGGCGCGCCGGCCGAGATCGCCGAGCCCGCGCCGGGCGGCGGCATCCCGGTCGGGCTCGAGGCGCCGGTGTATGCGCCGGATGAGGTGGTGGCGTTCACCAACGCGCGCATCGTGACCATGCGCGATGCGGAGAACGGCCAGGAAGTGATCGAGAACGGCACCATCGTGCTCAACGGCAATACCATCGCGGCGGTGGGCGCGGCCGGCGAGGTGCAGGTGCCGGCCGGCGCGAACGTGATCGACGCCAGCGGCAAGACCATCGTGCCGGGCATGATCGACGTGCACGCCCACGCCTCCAACTTCGGCTCCGGCGTGGTGCCGCAGCAGAACTGGGCGTACTACGCCAACCTCGCCTTCGGCATCACCACCCTGCACGATCCGTCGGCGACGACGGAGTTCGTGTTCTCGCAGTCCGAACTGCTGCAGGCCGGGCGCATGGTGGGCCCGCGCATGTTCTCCACCGGCACCATCCTGTACGGCGCCGATGGCGGCTTCAAGGCCGAGATCGACTCGCTCGACGACGCCCGCAGCCACCTGCGCCGGATGCAGGCCAACGGGGCGTTCTCGGTGAAGAGCTACAACCAGCCGCGCCGCGACCAGCGCCAGCAGGTCAACCAGGCCGCGCGCGAGCTGGGCATGCTGGTGGTGGAGGAAGGCGGCTCCACGTTCCACCACAACATGACCATGATCCTGGACGGCGCCACCGGCATCGAGCACAACCTGCCGATCGCCCCGCTGTACGACGACGTGGTGAACCTGTGGAAGGAAACCGACGTGCGCAACACGCCGACGCTGGTGGTGAGCTACGGCGGGCTGTCTGGCGAGTACTGGTGGTATGCGCGCGACAACGTGTGGGAGGACGCCAAGCTCAACCGCTTCTTCCCGCGCGAGACGCTGGACGCGCGCTCGATCCGCCGCGAGATCGCGCCGGACTGGGACTACAACCACATCCGCATCGCCAAGGCGCTGAAGACGGTGCGCGACCAGGGGGTGAAGGTGCAGGTGGGCGGCCACGGCCAGCTGCAGGGCCTGGCCACGCATTGGGAGATCTGGATGCTGACGCAGGGCGGTTTCAGCAATTTCGAGGCGCTGCGGGCGGCGACGATCGATGGGGCCGATTACATTGGTTTCGGGTCGCAGCTGGGGTCGCTGGAAGTGGGCAAGCGTGCGGACCTGGTGGTGCTGGATGGCAATCCGCTGGAGAACATCCGGCACACGGCAGACACGCGCTATGTGATGGTGGATGGGCGGCTGTTTGATGTGGCGGCGGACATGGCGGAGATCGGGAACCAGGCGGTGCCGGCGCCGACGTTCTACTGGCAGCATCATGGGCACGGGCAGACGTTCGGGGAGACCTTCGGGCCGACTTCCATGTGTTTCGGGGTGCATTGA
- a CDS encoding carbon-nitrogen hydrolase family protein → MKIAAAKYLIGAPKDFDAFAYRQRALLSEAAKAGAQLAVLPEYLSLELAAGQPPEQRLDLAASMAALQPLEPAWHELFSGLARELGLSIQAGTFLTATSDGRFRNRAWWYAPDGRRVYQDKLQLTGFEKQLGIIEGGDALKVFEAAPGVRAGIAVCYDAEFPLPVRAQYEAGARLLLVPSCTDTPAGATRVEVGCLARALENRFFVAKAVTAGEAPWSPALDENTGEAAIYAPMDHGMPPKGIVATTRGSNSEWAIADIDIVALEGTREGAQVANDLDWPGQSLPAITRAVVE, encoded by the coding sequence ATGAAGATTGCCGCCGCCAAATACCTCATCGGCGCGCCGAAGGACTTCGACGCCTTCGCCTACAGGCAGCGCGCGCTGCTGTCCGAAGCCGCCAAGGCGGGCGCCCAGCTCGCCGTGCTGCCCGAATACCTGTCGCTGGAACTCGCCGCCGGCCAGCCCCCGGAACAGCGCCTGGACCTGGCCGCCTCCATGGCCGCGCTGCAGCCGTTGGAACCGGCCTGGCACGAACTGTTCTCCGGGCTGGCGCGCGAACTGGGCCTGTCGATCCAGGCCGGCACCTTCCTCACCGCCACCAGCGACGGCCGCTTCCGCAACCGCGCCTGGTGGTACGCGCCCGACGGCCGCCGCGTGTACCAGGACAAGCTGCAGCTGACCGGCTTCGAAAAGCAGCTGGGCATCATCGAGGGCGGCGACGCGCTCAAGGTGTTCGAAGCCGCGCCCGGCGTGCGCGCCGGCATCGCGGTCTGCTACGACGCCGAATTCCCGCTTCCCGTACGCGCCCAGTACGAAGCCGGCGCCCGCCTCCTCCTGGTCCCGAGCTGCACCGACACCCCCGCCGGCGCAACCCGTGTGGAGGTCGGCTGTCTGGCACGCGCCCTGGAAAACCGCTTCTTCGTCGCCAAGGCCGTCACCGCCGGCGAAGCCCCCTGGAGTCCCGCCCTCGACGAGAACACCGGCGAAGCCGCCATCTACGCCCCCATGGACCACGGCATGCCCCCCAAGGGCATCGTCGCCACCACCCGCGGATCCAACAGTGAGTGGGCGATCGCCGACATCGACATCGTCGCCCTGGAAGGCACGCGCGAAGGCGCCCAGGTCGCCAACGACCTGGATTGGCCCGGACAGTCCCTTCCTGCAATCACCCGGGCCGTAGTGGAATAG
- a CDS encoding GNAT family N-acetyltransferase: MRTQVLTGRDIAPRLDEVARLRIAVFREFPYLYDGDFDYEARYLQAYVDTPDSICVLALDGDRVVGASTGLPLADEDDGFQQPFIARGIPVDEVFYCAESVLLAEYRGRGLGHRFFDAREAHARALGRFRWSAFAAVDRAPDDPRRPSGARDNDAFWIGRGYERQPGMTMRLAWKEHGETGESDKSLTFWLRRLESDA; this comes from the coding sequence CTGCGCACCCAGGTCCTGACGGGCCGGGACATCGCACCGCGGCTGGACGAGGTCGCGCGCCTGCGCATCGCCGTGTTCCGCGAGTTCCCGTACCTCTACGACGGCGACTTCGACTACGAGGCGCGCTACCTGCAGGCCTACGTCGACACGCCGGACAGCATCTGCGTGCTGGCGCTGGACGGCGACCGCGTGGTGGGCGCATCCACCGGGCTGCCGCTGGCCGACGAGGACGACGGCTTCCAGCAGCCGTTCATCGCGCGCGGGATCCCGGTCGACGAGGTGTTCTACTGCGCCGAGTCCGTGCTGCTGGCCGAATACCGCGGACGCGGCCTGGGCCACCGCTTCTTCGACGCGCGCGAAGCGCATGCGCGGGCGCTGGGCCGGTTCCGCTGGAGCGCCTTTGCCGCCGTCGACCGCGCCCCGGACGATCCCCGCCGGCCGTCAGGCGCACGCGACAACGACGCCTTCTGGATCGGCCGCGGCTACGAGCGCCAGCCCGGCATGACCATGCGCCTGGCCTGGAAGGAACACGGCGAAACCGGAGAATCCGACAAGTCGCTGACCTTCTGGCTGCGACGGCTGGAGTCCGACGCATGA
- a CDS encoding ketosteroid isomerase-related protein, translating into METIALINAYYDAFNRADWEGMLALLTDDVAHDLNQGPRETGRDAFRTFLARMDASYSEQLRDIAVMASADDTRAAAEYVVHGTYKASDAGLPEARGQQYVLPGGAFFEVRDGRIARVTNYYNLEDWIAQVSR; encoded by the coding sequence ATGGAAACCATCGCGCTCATCAACGCCTATTACGACGCCTTCAACCGGGCCGACTGGGAGGGCATGCTCGCCCTGCTCACCGACGACGTCGCCCACGACCTCAACCAGGGCCCGCGCGAAACCGGGCGCGACGCTTTCCGCACCTTCCTGGCGCGCATGGATGCGAGCTACTCGGAGCAGCTGCGCGACATCGCCGTCATGGCTTCCGCCGACGACACCCGCGCGGCGGCCGAGTACGTGGTGCACGGGACCTACAAGGCCAGCGACGCCGGCCTGCCCGAGGCCCGCGGCCAGCAGTACGTGCTGCCCGGCGGGGCATTCTTCGAGGTCCGCGACGGCCGCATCGCCCGGGTCACCAACTACTACAACCTTGAGGACTGGATTGCCCAGGTCTCGCGCTGA
- the selD gene encoding selenide, water dikinase SelD, whose product MTDSPDTAKPRLTSLSHGGGCGCKIAPGVLAGLLKRAAPAQAWPGLMIGNDTADDAAVYRLNDEQALIATTDFFMPIVDDPYDFGRIAATNALSDVYAMGGNPIMALAIVGMPINALPHEDIAAILRGGEDVCADAGIPVAGGHSIDSVEPIYGLAAMGIAHPDRVRRNSDARPGDVLVLGKPLGVGVMSAAFKRGVLDDAGYKAMIEATTRLNRPGVALAALPDVHAMTDVTGFGLLGHALELARGAGLTVRLRFEDLPWLPGVRELAADGVVTGASGRNWASYGDGVELGAGIDQTARDLLTDPQTSGGLLVSCAPQALGEVLEIFQDQGFAEAAIIGETRAGEARVEVS is encoded by the coding sequence ATGACTGATTCCCCCGATACCGCCAAGCCCCGCCTGACTTCGCTCTCCCACGGCGGCGGCTGCGGCTGCAAGATCGCACCCGGCGTGCTGGCCGGCCTGCTCAAGCGCGCGGCGCCGGCCCAGGCCTGGCCGGGCCTGATGATCGGCAACGACACCGCCGACGACGCCGCCGTCTACCGCCTCAACGACGAGCAGGCGCTGATCGCCACCACCGACTTCTTCATGCCGATCGTCGACGACCCGTACGACTTCGGCCGCATCGCCGCCACCAACGCGCTGTCGGACGTGTACGCCATGGGCGGCAACCCGATCATGGCGCTGGCCATCGTGGGCATGCCGATCAATGCGCTGCCGCACGAGGACATCGCCGCCATCCTGCGCGGCGGCGAGGATGTCTGCGCCGATGCCGGGATCCCGGTGGCCGGCGGACACAGCATCGACTCGGTTGAACCCATCTACGGCCTGGCCGCGATGGGCATCGCCCACCCGGACCGCGTCCGCCGCAATTCCGACGCCCGCCCCGGCGACGTCCTGGTGCTGGGCAAGCCGCTGGGCGTGGGCGTGATGTCGGCGGCGTTCAAGCGCGGCGTGCTGGACGACGCCGGCTACAAGGCGATGATCGAGGCCACCACCAGGCTCAATCGCCCCGGCGTGGCGCTGGCCGCGCTGCCCGACGTGCACGCGATGACCGACGTCACCGGCTTTGGCCTGCTCGGCCACGCGCTGGAGCTGGCGCGCGGCGCCGGGCTCACCGTGCGCCTGCGCTTCGAGGACCTGCCCTGGCTGCCGGGCGTGCGCGAGCTGGCCGCCGACGGCGTGGTCACCGGCGCCTCCGGGCGCAACTGGGCGTCCTATGGCGATGGGGTGGAGCTCGGCGCCGGCATCGACCAGACCGCCCGCGACCTGCTCACCGATCCGCAGACCTCCGGCGGCCTGCTGGTCTCCTGCGCCCCGCAGGCGCTGGGCGAGGTGCTGGAGATCTTCCAGGACCAGGGCTTCGCCGAGGCCGCCATCATCGGCGAAACCCGCGCCGGCGAGGCGCGCGTGGAAGTCTCGTAG
- the selB gene encoding selenocysteine-specific translation elongation factor — MIVGTAGHIDHGKTTLVGALTGVQTDRLKEEQARGISIELGYAYAPLPDGRVLGYIDVPGHEKLVHTMAAGASGIDFGLLVVAADDGVMPQTREHLAILGLLGIGRGALALTKADRADAGRLERVRAEIAALVAGGSLAEAPVFAVNATDPDDAGLAALRAHIEAASQAWAGRRDDGLFRLAVDRVFTLAGHGTVVTGTVFGGKVAAGDDGARLVLAPSGKPVRVRNIHAQDRPSAEGRAGQRCALNLAGIERDAIRRGDWIADARAFAASRNIDVELQLLEGAGMAVGNWTPLHVHLGTARRRAHAVPLGNGDLGPGARGRVQLVFDEPLCAAPGDRFIVRDANATHTVGGGRVLDPNGPRRRRRSPQRMAWLDGVDAMLEGKGLDAMLAHAEHGIDEATLVRLTGMPPESLELPASARWLAPRSGPRVAITGECLAALRARIEQALATFHAESPDEPGPEATRLRRIALPTAPAGLWQVLLEELVGDGSLRRNGVWLHLPGHSITLDADDAALGERLLAHLAGSEIEPLWVRDLAKVEAAPEERVRRVLRTLALQGNVFQVVRDLFFHRDRMREVAELVARLAAEDGGVTAAGFRDATGLGRKRAIQILEYLDRTGLTRRVRDSHLLREDSAWLQALRTGR; from the coding sequence GTGATCGTCGGCACCGCGGGCCATATCGACCACGGCAAGACCACGCTGGTGGGCGCGCTCACCGGCGTGCAGACCGACCGCCTGAAGGAAGAGCAGGCGCGCGGCATCTCGATCGAGCTGGGCTACGCCTATGCGCCGCTTCCCGACGGCCGGGTGCTGGGCTACATCGACGTGCCCGGCCACGAGAAGCTGGTGCACACCATGGCTGCCGGCGCCTCGGGCATCGACTTCGGCCTGCTGGTGGTGGCCGCCGACGACGGCGTGATGCCGCAGACCCGCGAGCACCTGGCGATCCTGGGGCTGCTGGGCATCGGCCGCGGCGCGCTGGCGCTGACCAAGGCCGACCGCGCGGACGCCGGCCGGCTGGAGCGCGTGCGCGCGGAGATCGCGGCGCTGGTGGCCGGTGGGTCGCTGGCCGAGGCGCCGGTGTTCGCGGTCAACGCCACCGATCCCGATGACGCGGGGCTCGCAGCCCTGCGCGCGCATATCGAAGCCGCCAGCCAGGCCTGGGCCGGGCGCCGCGACGACGGCCTGTTCCGCTTGGCGGTGGACCGGGTGTTCACCCTGGCCGGCCACGGCACCGTGGTCACCGGCACCGTGTTTGGCGGCAAGGTCGCGGCCGGAGACGACGGCGCGCGGCTGGTGCTGGCGCCTTCGGGCAAGCCGGTGCGGGTGCGCAACATCCACGCCCAGGACCGGCCCAGCGCCGAGGGCCGCGCCGGCCAGCGCTGCGCGCTGAACCTCGCCGGCATCGAGCGCGACGCCATCCGCCGCGGCGACTGGATCGCCGACGCGCGCGCCTTCGCGGCCAGCCGCAACATCGACGTAGAGCTGCAGCTGCTGGAAGGCGCCGGCATGGCGGTGGGCAACTGGACGCCCCTGCACGTGCACCTGGGCACCGCGCGGCGGCGGGCGCACGCGGTGCCGCTGGGCAATGGCGACCTGGGCCCCGGCGCACGCGGGCGGGTGCAGCTGGTGTTCGACGAACCCCTGTGCGCGGCGCCCGGCGACCGCTTCATCGTGCGCGATGCCAATGCCACCCACACCGTTGGCGGCGGCCGGGTGCTTGATCCCAACGGCCCGCGGCGCCGGCGCCGCTCGCCCCAGCGCATGGCGTGGCTGGACGGCGTGGACGCCATGCTCGAAGGCAAGGGCCTGGATGCCATGCTCGCCCACGCCGAACACGGCATCGACGAGGCGACCCTCGTCCGGCTGACCGGCATGCCGCCCGAAAGCCTGGAACTTCCCGCCAGCGCGCGCTGGCTGGCGCCGCGCAGCGGCCCGCGCGTGGCCATCACCGGTGAGTGCCTGGCTGCGCTGCGCGCCCGCATCGAGCAGGCACTGGCCACGTTCCACGCCGAAAGCCCCGACGAACCGGGCCCGGAAGCGACGCGCCTGCGCCGGATCGCCCTGCCCACCGCCCCGGCCGGGCTGTGGCAGGTGCTGCTGGAAGAGCTGGTGGGCGACGGCAGCCTGCGCCGCAACGGCGTGTGGCTCCATCTTCCCGGCCACAGCATCACCCTGGACGCCGACGATGCGGCGCTGGGCGAGCGGCTGCTGGCGCACCTGGCCGGATCGGAGATCGAGCCGCTGTGGGTGCGCGACCTAGCGAAGGTGGAGGCCGCGCCGGAAGAGCGCGTGCGGCGGGTGCTGCGCACGCTGGCGCTGCAGGGCAACGTGTTCCAGGTGGTGCGCGACCTGTTCTTCCATCGCGACCGCATGCGCGAGGTGGCCGAGCTGGTGGCCCGGCTGGCAGCGGAGGACGGCGGCGTGACCGCCGCGGGCTTCCGCGATGCCACCGGCCTGGGCCGCAAGCGCGCCATCCAGATCCTCGAATACCTCGACCGCACCGGCCTCACCCGCCGCGTGCGCGACAGCCACCTGCTGCGCGAGGACAGCGCCTGGCTGCAGGCGCTGCGCACGGGCCGATGA
- the selA gene encoding L-seryl-tRNA(Sec) selenium transferase: MAAGADAAARAAACDIPSLDRLLRDPAFEGLLGHYGQSRLTAALRARLGALRQAAREDRLRHDALAPAALAQDARRALEDSDRSRLRSVFNLTGTVLHTNLGRATLPDEALEPVLRALTTPVALEFDLGRGGRGDRDELVEDLVCELTGAEAATVVNNNAAAVLLMLNALANRREVIVSRGELVEIGGAFRIPDIMSRAGAKLVEVGTTNRTHPADYGNAIGARTAMLMKVHCSNYAIQGFTRSAEVDEVAAIARRHDLPVGVDLGSGTLVDPARWGLPHEPTVRDTIQAGADLVTFSGDKLLGGPQAGLIVGRADLISKIRRNPLKRALRVGKLTLAALEPVLALYRSPELLPERLAALRLMLRPQSAMQAQAGRLRPALEQALGPDWTVEDCAMSSQIGSGAMPVEALPSWGLRLRRGGKGGSGRALQQLAKRLRELDRPVIGRIHDDALWLDLRCLEEGDEAAFASQLEELRA; the protein is encoded by the coding sequence GTGGCGGCCGGGGCGGACGCGGCCGCGCGCGCGGCGGCCTGCGACATCCCATCGCTCGACCGGCTGCTGCGCGACCCGGCGTTCGAGGGGCTGCTCGGCCACTACGGCCAGAGCCGGCTCACCGCCGCCCTGCGTGCGCGCCTGGGTGCGCTGCGTCAGGCCGCGCGCGAGGACCGGCTGCGCCACGACGCGCTGGCGCCGGCCGCGCTGGCCCAAGACGCGCGGCGCGCCCTGGAGGACAGCGACCGCTCACGCCTGCGCAGCGTGTTCAACCTCACCGGCACCGTGCTGCACACCAACCTGGGCCGCGCCACGCTGCCCGACGAGGCACTGGAGCCGGTGCTGCGCGCGCTCACCACGCCGGTGGCGCTGGAGTTCGACCTGGGCCGCGGCGGCCGCGGCGACCGCGACGAGCTGGTGGAGGATCTGGTCTGCGAGCTCACCGGCGCCGAGGCTGCCACCGTGGTCAACAACAACGCCGCGGCGGTGCTGCTGATGCTCAATGCCCTGGCCAACCGGCGCGAGGTGATCGTCTCGCGCGGGGAGCTGGTGGAGATCGGCGGCGCGTTCCGCATCCCCGACATCATGTCCCGGGCCGGAGCGAAGCTGGTCGAAGTGGGCACCACCAACCGCACCCATCCGGCCGACTATGGAAACGCCATCGGCGCGCGCACCGCGATGCTGATGAAGGTGCACTGCAGCAACTACGCCATCCAGGGCTTTACCCGCAGCGCGGAGGTGGACGAAGTGGCGGCGATCGCCCGGCGCCACGACCTGCCCGTAGGCGTGGACCTGGGCAGCGGCACGCTGGTGGACCCGGCGCGCTGGGGCCTGCCGCACGAGCCGACGGTGCGCGACACCATCCAGGCCGGCGCCGACCTGGTGACCTTCAGCGGCGACAAGCTGCTGGGCGGCCCGCAGGCCGGGCTGATCGTCGGCCGCGCCGACCTGATCAGCAAGATCCGCCGCAATCCACTCAAGCGCGCGCTGCGCGTGGGCAAACTCACCCTGGCCGCGCTGGAGCCGGTGCTGGCGCTGTACCGCTCGCCCGAACTGCTGCCCGAGCGCCTGGCCGCACTGCGCCTGATGCTGCGCCCGCAATCGGCCATGCAGGCCCAGGCCGGCCGGCTGCGGCCCGCGCTTGAGCAGGCGCTGGGACCGGACTGGACGGTGGAGGACTGCGCCATGAGCAGCCAGATCGGCAGCGGCGCCATGCCTGTGGAAGCCCTGCCCAGCTGGGGCCTGCGCCTGCGCCGGGGTGGCAAGGGCGGCAGCGGGCGTGCGCTCCAGCAGCTGGCAAAGCGCCTGCGCGAACTGGACCGGCCGGTGATCGGCCGCATCCACGACGACGCCCTGTGGCTGGACCTGCGCTGCCTGGAGGAAGGCGACGAAGCCGCCTTTGCCTCGCAGCTGGAGGAACTGCGCGCGTGA
- the fdhE gene encoding formate dehydrogenase accessory protein FdhE, with protein sequence MRILPRGEIESLERTRVARLRFPELAGVFSDRASRLRSLAESSPLADYLKLMAVLADAQQRALREFTPPAPDAKQVEQSFEHNMPPLQPATAPRDAPAVLGLLARLLDDVIKADGVPAAAAEACAALRKRVDSAPEGIEEIADALLAAGYDSVDVDPAAAPFVMAALQVYWTGMAAAFDKDKVPSGPFGVCPVCGTPPVASVVRIGGKYDGYRYLCCPLCSVETHLVRVTCSHCSETKGIAYHHIEGGSEAIKAETCESCKSYRKIFYQNKDQFVEPVADDLASLALDVLMGEEGYTRSSGNPLLWQARGD encoded by the coding sequence ATGCGCATCCTTCCCCGCGGCGAAATCGAAAGCCTCGAACGCACCCGCGTCGCCCGCCTGCGGTTTCCCGAGCTGGCCGGCGTGTTCTCCGACCGCGCCTCCCGCCTGCGCAGCCTGGCTGAATCCAGCCCCCTGGCGGACTACCTGAAGCTGATGGCCGTGCTGGCCGATGCCCAGCAGCGCGCGCTGCGCGAGTTCACCCCGCCTGCGCCGGATGCAAAGCAGGTTGAGCAATCGTTCGAACACAACATGCCGCCGCTGCAGCCGGCCACGGCGCCGCGTGACGCGCCCGCGGTGCTGGGGCTGCTGGCGCGGCTGCTCGATGACGTGATCAAGGCCGACGGCGTTCCCGCCGCCGCGGCCGAAGCCTGCGCAGCGCTGCGCAAGCGCGTGGACTCGGCGCCCGAAGGGATCGAGGAAATCGCCGACGCCCTGCTGGCCGCAGGCTACGACAGCGTCGACGTCGATCCCGCCGCTGCCCCGTTCGTGATGGCCGCCCTGCAGGTGTACTGGACCGGCATGGCTGCCGCTTTCGACAAGGACAAGGTGCCCTCGGGGCCGTTCGGCGTCTGCCCCGTGTGCGGCACCCCGCCGGTGGCCAGCGTGGTGCGCATCGGCGGCAAGTACGACGGCTACCGCTACCTGTGCTGCCCGCTGTGCAGCGTGGAAACCCACCTGGTGCGGGTGACCTGCTCGCACTGCTCGGAGACCAAGGGCATCGCCTACCACCACATCGAGGGCGGCTCCGAGGCGATCAAGGCCGAGACCTGCGAATCCTGCAAGAGCTACCGCAAGATCTTCTACCAGAACAAGGACCAGTTCGTGGAACCGGTGGCCGACGACCTCGCCAGCCTGGCGCTGGACGTGCTGATGGGCGAGGAAGGCTATACCCGCAGCAGCGGCAACCCGCTGCTGTGGCAGGCGCGCGGGGACTGA